The Primulina eburnea isolate SZY01 chromosome 13, ASM2296580v1, whole genome shotgun sequence genome includes a region encoding these proteins:
- the LOC140810601 gene encoding histone deacetylase HDT2-like isoform X1, whose protein sequence is MEFWGVEVKPGETLKVQPEFGKLIHISQAALGEVKDVKGAKYVPLRLKIDAKSLVMGALTAEERTQLMFDLVFEREFELSHDWKTGSVYFMGYIADDPVSDEEDFSDEFEDEPMDALLTGNIKQNTGDVKDAKTAATTEAGNKKEGLPASDEDEDDSESDPDDEIAFMKSAQEDFSDDSEEDSEDDMDGSFSSEEEEQPKKAQQTKKRPADSAQKAPVLNKKAKPFTPNKTGNKTAHNAIPLPSKKPGKGPATNYKPNGKNKKSNGRMSRK, encoded by the exons ATGGAGTTTTGGG GAGTTGAAGTCAAACCTGGTGAAACACTTAAGGTGCAACCTGAGTTTGGCAAATTGATACATATCTCACAG GCAGCATTGGGGGAGGTGAAGGATGTGAAAGGAGCCAAGTATGTTCCCCTTCGTCTGAAGATTGATGCCAAGAGCTTAGTTATGGGAGCTCTTACAGCTGAAGAAAGAACTCAATTGATGTTTGACTTGGTATTTGAGAGAGAATTTGAGCTATCACACGACTGGAAAACCGGAAGTGTATACTTTATGGGTTATATTGCTGATGATCCAGTTTCAG ACGAGGAAGATTTCTCGGATGAATTTGAGGATGAACCAATGGACGCACTTCTAACTG GGAATATCAAGCAAAATACTGGGGATGTGAAGGATGCTAAAACTGCTGCCACCACCGAAGCTGGAAACAAGAAAGAAGGGCTACCTGCCTCCGATGAAGATGAGGATGACAGTGAATCTGATCCTGATGATGAGATAGCATTTATGAAATCAGCACAGGAGGATTTTAGTGACGACTCTGAAGAA GATTCTGAAGATGACATGGATGGGAGTTTTTCCAGCGAAGAAGAAGAACAGCCGAAG AAGGCACAGCAGACCAAGAAAAGACCAGCTGATTCTGCACAAAAAGCTCCTGTTTTAAACAAGAAAGCTAAACCTTTCACTCCTAACAAAACAG GTAACAAGACTGCCCATAATGCCATTCCTTTACCTTCAAAAAAACCTGGAAAAGGTCCAGCTACCAATTATAAGCCAAATGGAAAGAACAAGAAGTCGAATGGCCGCATGTCTCGCAAATGA
- the LOC140810601 gene encoding histone deacetylase HDT2-like isoform X2, which produces MEFWGVEVKPGETLKVQPEFGKLIHISQAALGEVKDVKGAKYVPLRLKIDAKSLVMGALTAEERTQLMFDLVFEREFELSHDWKTGSVYFMGYIADDPVSDEEDFSDEFEDEPMDALLTGNIKQNTGDVKDAKTAATTEAGNKKEGLPASDEDEDDSESDPDDEIAFMKSAQEDFSDDSEEDSEDDMDGSFSSEEEEQPKAQQTKKRPADSAQKAPVLNKKAKPFTPNKTGNKTAHNAIPLPSKKPGKGPATNYKPNGKNKKSNGRMSRK; this is translated from the exons ATGGAGTTTTGGG GAGTTGAAGTCAAACCTGGTGAAACACTTAAGGTGCAACCTGAGTTTGGCAAATTGATACATATCTCACAG GCAGCATTGGGGGAGGTGAAGGATGTGAAAGGAGCCAAGTATGTTCCCCTTCGTCTGAAGATTGATGCCAAGAGCTTAGTTATGGGAGCTCTTACAGCTGAAGAAAGAACTCAATTGATGTTTGACTTGGTATTTGAGAGAGAATTTGAGCTATCACACGACTGGAAAACCGGAAGTGTATACTTTATGGGTTATATTGCTGATGATCCAGTTTCAG ACGAGGAAGATTTCTCGGATGAATTTGAGGATGAACCAATGGACGCACTTCTAACTG GGAATATCAAGCAAAATACTGGGGATGTGAAGGATGCTAAAACTGCTGCCACCACCGAAGCTGGAAACAAGAAAGAAGGGCTACCTGCCTCCGATGAAGATGAGGATGACAGTGAATCTGATCCTGATGATGAGATAGCATTTATGAAATCAGCACAGGAGGATTTTAGTGACGACTCTGAAGAA GATTCTGAAGATGACATGGATGGGAGTTTTTCCAGCGAAGAAGAAGAACAGCCGAAG GCACAGCAGACCAAGAAAAGACCAGCTGATTCTGCACAAAAAGCTCCTGTTTTAAACAAGAAAGCTAAACCTTTCACTCCTAACAAAACAG GTAACAAGACTGCCCATAATGCCATTCCTTTACCTTCAAAAAAACCTGGAAAAGGTCCAGCTACCAATTATAAGCCAAATGGAAAGAACAAGAAGTCGAATGGCCGCATGTCTCGCAAATGA
- the LOC140809025 gene encoding glucomannan 4-beta-mannosyltransferase 2-like: MAEVSENSFIPEALPGYTADMAGQISLLWELIKAPLIVPLLRISVYICLAMSIMVFMERLYMGVVIILVKLFWKKPDKRYKWEPMKDDLEMGNGAFPMVLVQIPMFNEKEVYKISIGAACNLSWPADRLVIQVLDDSTDLVIKDIVEKECIRWASKGINIRYQIRETRGGYKAGALKEGLKHDYVKECDYVVIFDADFRPEPDFLRRSVPFLIHNPDIALVQGRWRFVNANECMLTRMQEMSLDYHFTVEQEVGSSTHAFFGFNGTGGIWRIAAINEAGGWKDRTTVEDMDLAIRAGLKGWKFVYLGDLQVKSELPSTFKAFRFQQHRWSCGPANLFRKMVLDIVWNKKVSLYKKFYVIYSFFFVRKIVAHFFTFFFYCVVLPLSILIPEVEVPKWGAIYIPCIITALNSVGTPRSFHLLFYWVLFENVMSFHRTKATFIGLLEAKRVNEWVVTEKLGDALKNKSNSKQAAPKKQLLKFLGDRIQMHELGFALFLFVCGCYDFLYGKNCYFIYLFLQVITFTIAGFGYIGTIVPSS; this comes from the exons ATGGCTGAAGTGTCGGAGAACAGTTTTATCCCAGAAGCATTACCGGGATACACTGCAGACATGGCTGGGCAGATTAGTCTTTTGTGGGAGCTAATCAAAGCGCCATTGATCGTTCCATTGCTGAGAATCTCCGTGTACATCTGCCTAGCAATGTCAATCATGGTTTTCATGGAGAGGCTTTACATGGGAGTCGTTATCATTCTCGTTAAGCTTTTCTGGAAAAAGCCTGACAAAAGATACAAATGGGAGCCGATGAAAGACGATTTGGAGATGGGAAATGGCGCTTTTCCTATGGTTCTAGTTCAGATCCCCATGTTCAACGAAAAAGAG GTTTACAAGATCTCCATTGGTGCTGCGTGTAATCTTTCATGGCCTGCTGATAGGCTGGTGATTCAAGTTCTGGACGATTCCACTGATCTTGTCATCAAG GATATAGTAGAGAAAGAATGCATAAGGTGGGCAAGTAAAGGCATCAATATCCGATACCAAATTAGAGAGACAAGGGGAGGTTACAAAGCCGGAGCTCTTAAAGAAGGCCTGAAACACGATTACGTCAAAGAATGCGACTACGTCGTCATTTTCGACGCGGATTTCCGACCTGAGCCCGACTTTCTCCGGCGGTCTGTTCCTTTCCTGATTCACAATCCTGACATTGCCCTTGTTCAAGGCCGTTGGAGGTTCG TGAATGCGAACGAATGCATGCTGACAAGAATGCAGGAGATGTCATTGGACTACCATTTTACAGTCGAGCAAGAAGTGGGATCATCCACTCATGCCTTCTTTGGCTTTAATG GAACCGGAGGAATATGGAGGATTGCGGCGATAAACGAGGCAGGAGGGTGGAAAGACAGAACCACAGTGGAAGACATGGATCTTGCTATTCGAGCTGGTCTTAAGGGTTGGAAATTCGTGTACTTGGGAGACCTCCAG GTTAAAAGTGAGCTTCCGAGTACTTTTAAAGCTTTTCGATTCCAGCAGCATAGATGGTCTTGTGGTCCGGcgaatttatttagaaaaatggTGCTAGATATTGTGTGGAACAag AAAGTTTCGTTGTACAAGAAGTTTTATGTGATCTATAGCTTCTTCTTTGTCCGAAAGATCGTCGCCCACTTCTTCACTTTCTTCTTCTATTGCGTGGTTTTGCCATTGTCAATTCTAATCCCGGAAGTCGAGGTCCCGAAATGGGGAGCTATTTACATTCCATGCATCATAACAGCCCTTAACTCAGTCGGAACCCCAAG GTCATTCCATTTGTTGTTCTATTGGGTTCTTTTTGAGAATGTGATGTCGTTTCACCGGACCAAGGCCACGTTCATCGGGTTGTTGGAGGCAAAGCGAGTTAACGAATGGGTAGTCACTGAAAAACTCGGTGATGCACTTAAGAACAAATCCAATAGTAAACAAGCTGCACCTAAGAAACAGCTGTTAAAATTCCTCGGAGACAG AATACAGATGCACGAACTTGGATTCGCCTTGTTTCTTTTCGTCTGTGGGTGCTACGACTTCTTGTACGGAAAGAACTGCTATTTCATATACTTATTCCTTCAAGTCATCACCTTTACCATTGCGGGATTTGGGTATATTGGCACCATAGTCCCAAGTTCTTGA